The genome window CAGTAGCCTGCAATAGTTAATTGATATTACTGTAGtaagtactgtagcaacagtgcTGCGTCATACTGTACCAACGCAATTTACTGTTTGCAAGATACTGTAGCGCCAGGTTTGAGCTCTCTTTTTTATCGAACGGTGGACTTTCACTTAATGCAGAGGACTATAGCCTCTCTACATTGACTTTGTTGCTACGTTGAAATTGCATGCTCATGATGATGCATCTCGGCCGGCCCCGGCACCGAACTTTTGGGAGGCGAAGAGACCAAACAAACCGACGAGGCTGAGAAGTGGGCCGTGTTGATTGGGCCGCCACGCGAGGCGATGCCGCTCGGGAAGCGGCTCGATCGATCACTGTCCGCCCACTTCCAATCTTTAGCTGGAGGCAGCAGCGAGCGACGGCCATGCTCCATGCCGCCGTCTCGGCCATCCCTAGGCTCCGCGTGGTGCCTTCGCCGCTACCGCTGCGGCGTCCTTCGGCGGGGACCCACTTGGTGCggcccctctcctcctccgctcCCCATGTAACGCCGGCGCTGGAGCTGCCGGACCTGCCCCGCCTCGCCAACGCCGCGCGCATCTCCCTCTCCCCGCAGGAGGTTAGTCACCACGCTTCTTTCTTTGCCTCTCTCGCGCGACGTCAACACTCCGGAGCTCTCTAGATGAGACTCGAGAGGCTGACGCTTGCTCCTGTTTTATGTGCTCGCTCGCCAGGCCGAGGAGTTCGCCCCCAAGATTCGGCAGGTGGTGGACTGGTAATTTATGctaccttctctctctccctgatAATTCAAGCTCCGGTTTTTAGTGCTCGTGAATTGGACTTGGTGGATTCCTGTGAAAAAGTGGTGTAGAGTAGACCACCAGGAACCCCACCCCACCAAGGCGCTGCTGCTCGTTTAAATGACGACTTATGGAACTTGGGGAATTTGAGAGCAAATATTTTAGTTCATTACCAATTCTacactaaaatatattttggtACTTGTTAATGTAGAGGCGTTGTTTCTTGTTAGTGTAATTTTTGCACGTTGCTGTTAGAAATATGCACAGTTTCTTCTGGGACCGTAAAAATAGTAAATAGAACAAATTCATTTGGACTTCAGCGTGATATATTGTCCAATTACAAAGGTTGAAACCGATGTGTCCTCCCATGTTTTTAAAGTTTCAAATAATTGATAGTATATATGACGTTGATATGGGGCCAAAACTTCACAATGAGATGCCTCTGCGAGAAAGTTTTTATATTTGACTCTCCATTATTCTGACATAAAAGATATGCCATATTTATCTGTTGCATACGGTTGTGTGAATCATGTACTCCAAGGTGCTCGATTGTAAAAATGTAAAAGAACTTCCTGGTGAAAATGACATACTGATTCAACACATAGAAACTAACTGTAGATCCAATGGGGTTGAACCAAAGCATCACATGAACGTTAATCAAAATAACTACTCTGAAAGCTTGTTTGATTATGTAAAGGACTTTTGATGCAACATTTATTCTTTAAATAGGGATTTGACAGCAGTTTGCAGGTGCCTGACTTGCTGGATATTTTGTTCCATGATTTTACCTTATATGACCAAAAGAATCATCACCCATCGAGACACCCCAATACAGGTGCTTCTAGTTTACTCCATTTAAGAAAAAAGATAGCTCTAGCTTATAAGCTCATCCGAACAATTCAACCAGCAGAGTGTGAAACATGCATTATTGTAGTCGCACTAAACTTAACATCTAATTATGTGCATTGGCATCGCAATTTCACATGAAAAAGGACCGATGGTTCTACACTGTTGAAGAAGATGGTGGGGGGCCAGCAGGCACAGCGTCTCTTGGCCAACACCAATTTGCCAataaatctatttggtgctgaCCCCCCACGCGTTCCCATCGCctaaacatttgttagtcccaGTAATCACTGGTGATGGATTGTAGATTTTTAGTATCCAGGGAAATATGAACATCTTAAGAGACACATGCAGTTTTCTGTGGAAGAATGCCACGAGAGTACGAGACAAACGTTTTATTATGAGGTTTATGGGGCGGTAACGGTCTGGATGGGATAAAGTGGCCGTGATGCATGAACAGTTACAGACCTATTGTTTGTGAAAGGTCAGCATTTCTAACCTGGCCATGTGAGCATTATAAATTTATCAGATCAGACATTTTGCAGTTTGTAGAGATAAAAATGTGAGGGATAATGGTTCTTACCGATGTGGTCTAACTGGAGGGCATGTTTTGTAGTCAAAATAATAGATACAGTAGTCTCAGATGATGATTATGTGTCGTTGTGTTGTTTATCGCAAAGTGGACTGTTCCTGTTCTATGTTCAGGAGAAGGCATAAGGCCAGGGTTTTGCCGTTTTAGACACTTTGAGGGTATTGGATTGATGTTTTTATGGGCTGTGAGAAAATCA of Phragmites australis chromosome 3, lpPhrAust1.1, whole genome shotgun sequence contains these proteins:
- the LOC133912964 gene encoding glutamyl-tRNA(Gln) amidotransferase subunit C, chloroplastic/mitochondrial-like isoform X1, with product MLHAAVSAIPRLRVVPSPLPLRRPSAGTHLVRPLSSSAPHVTPALELPDLPRLANAARISLSPQEAEEFAPKIRQVVDWFGQLQAVDLGSIEPSLRAGLHLVLHNFIIDYFSLASLDLIEFGTTAGSSLREDKPETFANTWKQLLFHIFFH
- the LOC133912964 gene encoding glutamyl-tRNA(Gln) amidotransferase subunit C, chloroplastic/mitochondrial-like isoform X2, with protein sequence MLHAAVSAIPRLRVVPSPLPLRRPSAGTHLVRPLSSSAPHVTPALELPDLPRLANAARISLSPQEAEEFAPKIRQVVDWFGQLQAVDLGSIEPSLRAGTTAGSSLREDKPETFANRDAIVEAIPSYDDPYIKVQRVLNKE